CACTGATAGTTATAGGAGCCTCCTTGAGCCAGGTCtcataagctcttggagatctaTTTCtcacccaagatagctcagctacctttggaggcataaaatcagcaggatggcttctgttgcagtgttgaaacaaaaaggtttaataaaaggcaaaataacatAACTCTTTGCAGAGAAAAACCAATCCAGTtgcaagaggttcttgctccttGTAAAACACGTCACAAAGCCAttggtttctttgttctcttctttttccagtgAATTGCCTAGGCAGGACTTTTTGGCTCCTGTGCAATTGGCTATGTTTAAGTTTGAGGGGAAGTCCCCCTCCTCAcctgaggagagaaacttctgggcttatttcctttttaaggggACAAAGGAGAGTTTTGTCACTTTGtcaacagggggcacattcctatAACTGATATCCCATTCTCTCGCCTGGAGTCCTGGAAAACGCCCTAGACAGAAAGCTCATCCCCAGGATAcagaggggaaactgaggcacagagtgAGGAGGGGACATGCACCATgatgggctctgcagagctggtggctctgctggaaccACGAGGGTGCttgagccctgtccctgccatggtgggctctgctgcccttgggGGGACTTCAGAGGCAGCcaccccccagcagcccccaaagctgctgcagagcaggcagggagtgctcaggaagggctgcagccaagggggttggggaggggctgctgtcccctgaTGTTGTCACCATCACCTCCCTCCCCACTGCGGTGTCACTGCTCTGGGGACCTTTTGCCATCCTGGGCTGAGTCGGTTTGGGTCAGGATCCTGTGTAAGGCTGGCTGTGAGCACCTGGCTCACAGAGGGGATGTCCCAATGGAGAGCTGACCTGGATCCCAGCCACCCGTGTGACCGTCACCTCCCATGCCTCCACATGGCCCTGGGACAAGTGCCTCTAGCAAGGAAAcaaccctgcagcagccagcgAGGACAGGACTGGGGACAACTGTCCCTCATAGTGAcaccaggacagccctgcccagggtgggcCCTTGGGGCCCCTCTGTGACTCAGAGTGGGGACCATTTACCAAAGCCAGTTTGGGAGGTCACCTTGCAGACCTGGGGTCTCCTGttccccccagagcagagaaatgcCCAAAAGGACATGACCTCTCctcccaccctgggcaggggcCAAAACACGCATTGATTATTTCCAAGGGACTCTCTGGCTGCAGATCCGAGTGTCATCACTCTTCCCCCACACTGGATAGCTCAGACTCCACGGCAGGGTGGGGCTATGGTGGCAGTGCAGGAAAccatccccaaaatcccagtgcAGAGCCCCCCATGAAATAttcaggctgctctgcacaatTCCCACCTTGCTGCTGTTGGAAGCGCCATAATTATTGCAGGTGGGCATTAAAGTTTCAGGGCTGCCATGTTTCAGGACACTGTCACCACGGGAAGTCCCTCCACCGGGATGTGTCACACCTTCACCAGGCTCCAGTGACCTCTTTCTCTCTGGTTTACCCCAAAAACTGGTGGTGGTGATGAGCTGGGTCCTTGAGGTGCTACAAGAGCAAACAACACGAAGCTCCTCACTGTGTCCCTGGAATGGGTTGGCAGAGTTCAGGGAAGAGTTGCAggactgggaaaagcagaggtcGTTGTCACTCCACCCCAAGGCTCAGCCATGGTCCCCACTGCCCTGACAGCAGCATGGCCCCACTCCTCCCCACTTCCAGGCACAGAAGGATGCCCTGAGCACCTCGGAGGGTTTCATCCTCCATGTCATGAGCTTTCCAGGTCAGTCCCCATCAGAAGGGACCATTCCCTTCTCATCCGCCTGCTGTCATAACTTGGCTCTTCCCGTGTTTATATAACAGCGACGTCTCCTGCGGACTGGGGAGAGAATTGGCCGGGGAGAAATAATGAGGATAATTCAAGTCATTTGGGAAGACGAGGTTTTCGAGGTGCCCAGCGTCTTCCACCTTTTACATGTTGTCTCTAATCATCCGCAATCTCGGATGGCCATTGATGGAGCTCGTTGCTGTGGTGACGGATGAATAGCCCTGGGATTGTACCATGCCAAAAAAGTGCTGTCCTTTCCatcaaaacaacaacaacaacaaaaatatcatTTTGTTCAGGAAATTAAGCAGTTTGCAACCAAATAGCAGAGTCTGAAAAGGCTCCTGCATCCGTCCCTTCCTCCCGGCTCTCGCGGCTGTGTTGGGTTTGTCAGGAACATGCCCAGCGCCCCGGAGGGTCCTTTGTGTGCACCAGACGAGGAGAAGGTGGTAATTGCAAGGGGGTTTCTAACCCACTGAGCCTTTTAAAAGGATTTGATGCCCCCCTACACCTCTGTGCTCGCCCAGATGTGTGTCACACAGGCAGggagcgcggggccgggggcgggcgcAGCACTAGGTTAATGTGTTAGCTGTGCACGGCTggcagccaggggacagggaagggtGGGTGACCATGGACCAGGCAGGGTGTCAGGGCTCAGGTCCTGCTCAttccccagggaagcagcaaTTCTCAGTGGCGAGAGCCAGCATGGggctcctgagctgcagagaagtGTTGCCAAGGCCAAACAAGGAGCACAGGGTTTCTGCTGTTGTCAGCCTCTGTGGTTTTCCATATAAACTTCCTCCCAGGCAATAGGACCTGAGCCcagcttcccttcctccccagaTGCTCAGGAAGCATCTCCTGGGGtggctgctggagatgctgctctcAAGCTGTGCCACTGGATGTGGATAGGGCAGCCCTTGGGGAcaaggctgccaggctgggaaggggaggctTTGGGGTCTGCCCAGCCAGGGATCGACCCTGGCTGTGGTTTGACCATCCCAGTACTGGAACCACACTGCCATGTCTCAAGCTGCTCACTGTGGGTGTTTGTATAACCCCAGACTGGTTTGgattgggagggacctcaaagttcatcctgttccacccctgccatggcagggacactttccactgtcccagggtgctccaagccctggccaACCTGATCTTGGACATTTCCAAGGAATTTAGGGGCAGCCACAGcggctctgggcaccctgtgccagggccactGAGTCACTGTGCTGTGATGACACAGTGTATCCCCCACGTGTAACCCCCAATACTGCTCTGGGCTGCATTTTGAGCCAGGACTGGTCCCTGCTGGTATCTTCGGTGCTCCCAAACACCACCTACCAGtgatggaatcacagaatcagaaaatcctggaatatcctgagtgAGAAAAGACTAACAAGGATCATCAGcccatcccctgtccctgcacagcttccccaacacccccaccctgagcagccctgagagctcctgcagctctggcagccttgggaccattccctggggagcctgggcagtgcccagcaccctcggggggaagaaccttgccctgagctccatgccgagccctggcccagctccagcccttcctggccccctgtccatgtccctgtcccagagctcaggccctgcccctgtgcctcccctggggaggagctgcagcccccaggagcctcccctcagtctcctgtgctccagctgaacaAACCGAGTGACAGGGATGGTGTGATTCGGAGCTGTGTGGCTCCAACATCCATCCTGCAAGAGcataaaaagccaaaaccaagcGCAGGGCgagtgcccagctggcagcctgggagagccctggggCGCAGCAGGGTCGGAGCCAGACCCAGCGCCTGGGAGCGGCGgcaaggaggagggagaaggagggatgGGCACACGGAGAGAGAACATTTTAGACGACCTGAGGAGGAGAAATGCCCTAAgttccctcagctccagcccctcgtCGGGCGAGAGGGCCCGGGCAGTGCTTTGCCAGCCGTCCCCAGCGCCCTCCACCCTCCCTGGGCTTAGCCAGAGCCAGATGGAGGGAGGCACCTCCTGGCTGCGCGGAGATCGAGGCGGTGAAGCGGGCTGGGGAGATTAACTGCACGGGGAAAACAAGCTCAGCAGACGCCGCGAAGCTCAGgacgtgtgtgtgtgtgtgtgtgtgtgtgtgtgtgtgtgtgtgtgtgtgtgtgtgtgagcacacgCGTGTGCCCCGAGCACACACGGACACACACGTACAGAGGGAACGAGGCGCTCggatgtgtttgtgtgtttgtgtgtgtttgacAGAGCCGCTGAGCCGGCGCCTCGCCTCGGAGGGGCAGCCGGGTATTGGCGATGTGGCCTCATCCTTTAATTGCTCTGCTTTGATAACAGTGATAATTGGCTGGAAATCGATACTGTTTTGCTCCTGTTTTTCCCATCCTGTCTCTCCCAGCCTCCCCTCCTTTCCCGGACGCCGTCGTGCTCTCTTTAGTGGGTGACATTTAAAGGCTCTGTCACAGCCATTAGATAACCCAGGCGGAGAAGATGCAGTGGAGAGGGATGATGCCGGCAGGGATGGGGccagctcccctctcctctcccacgGCTCAAGGACAGATGGAGACGATGTTCCAGCAACATGTCCTGGTGCTCTGGGAGCCACAGGAGTGGGGGGACCGCTGGATCTGGGGGTGAGGGAGAGTGAAGAGAGAGAGCAACAAACCCAGGCTGAGCCAGCCAGGAACTCCCTCCGGCTTTGGCTCTGAAAATTGTGCCAGAATATCACGGGAAAATGTGTATTAATATCACACTGCCcggcctgccctgctctgcgTGCCCCCCTcttccccacagctcctgcagagctgccccagccacaGGTGGGATCTCAGAGCCCCCCAGGTCAGGCACCTCCTGATCCCCTTGTAACtgccctcagagcagcccctgtgctccacctgcccagctggggctgctggggctctgtcccctcagAAGGGCCCTGATCCCCAGAGCTGAAGGGTTTGgggagcagaacagcagcaccagaggGTGTGtggggagccccaggagccaggggcacactgggctggagctggcagccccAAGACCCGGGTCTGCAAGAGCCAAGGGAGCCTCATTAGCCAAGGGAGCCTTGTTAGCTGAGTGACCCTCACTAACAAAGCAGGGTCCAGGGactccctctgcagggctggctggagcacGGGGCTGGCAGTAGGTGAGGGATgcctgggaggctgcaggggcaTGAGCTACCGGTGCCCTCACCTTCCATGGGCACCTCTATGCCCACTCACTCTCCCCGGTTACCTGTGCACACATCTTCCCTAGTAACTCCTGCACACACCTTCCCAGGGTATCTGTATATTCACCATCCCCATGGACCTGTGTGCCCACCTCTAGGAGAACCTGTGTGCCCACCTTCTGTGGGTATCTGTACACTCACCAAGCTGGATATCTGTGCTTTTACCTTCCCTGGGTACCTGTGCACCCACTATCCCTGGCTACCTGTGTGCCCACTGTCTGTGGGTACCCGTGTGCTCACCATCTGTGGGTACCTGTGCACCCACCATCCCTGGATACCTGTGCACCCACCATTCCTGTGCACCCACCCTCTGTGCCCTCACCCTCTCTGGGTATCCGTGCCCACGTCCGTGGGTTCCAGGTGCCACCTGGTGGCCGCGCGCCCGCCCAGGGTGGTGTCACTGGAAatgtcccagcctgtccccgCAGGGAGCTCTGCGCTGCCCCAAAGTCTCCCCCCAGGCACCCCCAGAGCGGAGCCCGGCCCGCGCCTCTCTTCAAACCGAACCCGGGCCGAACCCCGCCggagctcagggcacagctcttCGTAGGGCTTTGGGCAGGGAGGCGCTGGGGAGACTCCCGAGCAGAGCTTGGCCCTGGCTTCCGGGGGTTTTACTGCTGGtgttccccagccccagcagagctgggagcaggcgTTTTCTCCTGCGGGGTCTGCCCCCATGGCAATGGCAGTGGGGAGGGCTGGACCCGGCATGGACTCGGAGGAGAGCTCTGGAGCCCGGCACGGACACACGGGCTCGGAGGGGAGTCCTGCACGCAGGGCTGGACACACGAGCTCAGAAGGGAATCGGCCCCATGACCAGCTGGGCCACCTGAGCAAAGCTTTGACTGAATAAACCCCCACATCCTCCAGTGCTTGCGGACGAGCAGCAGGAACAGTTTTGTAGGGAATCCCTTGCAGCTGGAGGCCCCTGGAGCATCCCACCCACACTATGGTGGTGTACGGCCCCAGACCCCAGAGCGGGGGgttccagcccctctcctgccgctggggcagagctggctgcagccctcccctATGGATGGGGTGTGAGCAGAGCGCTGTCCAGGCTCTTCCCCAGCAGTTCCAGCCATGTCCCCagtcccctgccctgcagctgaagCCCCCGCAGTGTCCCAGCCTCTACAGCCATGCAATATCTGTGTCCCAGCCCCTATAGCTCAAGGGACAAGGGTCTCGCCCCTCTTCCTACAGCCTGGGTGTGGCTGTGacccctctctctgcaggggATCGGGCTGTGTCCCACCCCACACACCCACATGAGGGTCTCAGCCCCTCACCTATAGATGGGGCACATCTATAACCCCAGCCCTACAGCCAAGGGGGTCAGAGCTCCCTCTCCTACAGTCAGGGCACACGTGCACCGCAGTCCCTGTAACCAGGGGGTCACAGCCCTCGCCTCTGTTGCCGAAGCATACCcatgccccagcccctgccctaTGCCCCTATGgccggggcagggagggctcacaGTGCCCTCCGCTATTCCCGGAGCCCACCTACACTCCTGTTCCCACAGCCGAGGGGGTCACAGCCCCCACAGCCGAGGGGGTCACAGCCCGCTCCGCTATTGCTGAGCACACCCAcaccccagccccctcccctccacccccgCCCGTGTCCCCGGAGGCTGCCGCAGCCCCCTGCTCTCTCCCCGGCTCGCCCCGACACCCCCGGCCCCGTCCCAGGCCTCGCGTCCCCCCCGTCCCGTCCCCCCCGTCCCGGGCCCTCCCCGGGGGAGGCGCTCGGGGCCCGCGCCCGCCATGTTTCCCGGCAGCGCTCCCTGCCCGCCGCCCGCCTGAGCCTCccggggccggcccggcccggcccggggccgcCCGCCCTCCTCCGCCGCCGGTGAGTGGGGCCCGGCGagcggggcccggcccggggctccCGCTCTGCGCAGGCCGCGGAGCCTCGGCCTCGATTAGCGCcgcgggccgggagcggggcgcggaggccgggggcggcgggccgGGGCCAGCCGCGGgagggggcgggcgggggcctCTCCCCGGCCGGACGGGCTGTcccggcagccccgggccgCCCGGGCACGGCGGGGTTCGCGGTTCGGCCCGTCCGACCGGCTGGGCCGTGCGGCGTTCGGGGAGGGCTGAGCCCGCGGCCCCTTCTCTCCGCAGGGACTCGATCGACAGCAGCTCCCCAAGGTTTGTCCGTGTGGCAGCGGGCGCCGGCCGGGACCCCCGAGGGAACCGCGGCTAgcggggctgccctggctgcgAGTGCCCGAGGAGAGGCCGGTTTGGGCCGGGAGGGTCCCGGTGTGGCGATGGGGGCGCTGGTCTGAGCTCTGCGGGGGACCCCCGGGTGCGGAGCCGAAACCCGCATCCCCCAGCTGAGGACGAGGAGGGATAAACCAGAGGTGATCCGGTTCCGTCCCACGGCAGCGCTCCTGGCACGGTAATGATTTCGTGTTTGTCTTATTCCCTCGGTGAAGCAAGTTTTgtaggagaaggaagggaagcggcagggctggctggaagGTCGTGGGTACTTCATGCACCCcacaaaggcagagctgctgggagctcctggtATCAACGCCGTGGCTTTGTGCCCGAGCTGGAGCCACCCGCACCCACCATAGTCCTGCGCACATCCTCTCCCCTTGTTCTGTGTGAGAGttggcctggctgcagccacgTTGTCCACACACATTGGAattgtgtgtggtttttgtttgtgccTCATGGTTCTCATTTGGAGCACTGTGGTGGGTTTGGCCCTGTAAATGCTACACCGTGTGTGGCTGGAAGGGGCCGGTTCCTGGGGTTGGAGGTAACTGCATGTGATCCAGAGAGAAATTATtaagattaaatttaaaattaggtTTCAGCTTGTCAGCTGTTTTCCCTGGGAAGGTGTTCTGGAGTCACATCTTACTGCTGGAAAGAACACCTTATCCTTATTTCCAGCCTAACCATGCTAACACTCCCCTTACCCACGTATGTCAGAGCAGAGCGTCAGTGGGTTCTTTCTGCATCGCTTGCGTCATCTTCCTGAGAATTAAAAAACTAAACCAGGcttgaaatgaaaaccaaaatgtgACTGACTGGGCCTGCACTGGGCGTGTGAGGTGTGGGTGTTCCCGGGGGGCATCAGTAGTGCTGTGGGGGCACATTTGGTACCGGGGGGAGAGTGGATTGTTGGGGTCTGACGTGCTCTTGTGTCACCGGGAGTTTAGGAAGCCTCGtggtgcagcagggagagccgGGAGCCAGTTCCTGTTGGCTTTGCAgtctgctctgggcagctctgggtggcTTAGGGCCCAAGGACACATTTCAGGAGCCCTGAGCGCTCGAGGTCTGGGGGCCTGGTGTGGTTGTGCACGTGCAGGAACCGGGTTCTCTTGGGATCCTTTGTGCTCCTTCCTgatcagctgcagcacacaatGCCCGAGTGCTCAGGCCCTCACAGCTGTCCCGGGTTTATTTCTGATTACTGCCTGCAGCTCGGTGCCTCGGAGGGGCGAGGATGGCTCAGGAGACGAACCAGACGCAGGTGCCTCTGCTGTGTACCACGGGCTGCGGGTTCTATGGCAGCCCTCGGACCAACGGCATGTGCTCTGTGTGCTATAAGGAGttcctgcagaggcagcagagcagtgaccGGATAAGCCCTCCAGGTAGAGgaatttttcctggaaatctcTCTTAAATGAGTGTCTGGGTACAATCTGTGTTCAGCATGGTGCTGGTGCCTGGCCACCAGCAGACTTACCCCCTCCTAGAAAAATCATATTTCTCTTTCTATGGATGCCCAAGGCTCTAAATCAAGGACCCAAGCCCTTGAGCACTTCTATTCCCTGTCAGGAGGGACACTTGCTTTGTTCCAGTCTCACCAGTTTGGAAAGCCCTATCCCAGCCAACACCTTCCAGTAAACTGTAGAATTTCACATGTGCTAATGGTGATCCCAGCTTTCAGCTATTTCCTGCTCCCTGATTAGGTGCTGACTGCTGGGAACCATGACAAAGCCCcacaatgaaattttatttggcTTATTTGTATAATATTCTTATCTTAACAGCGAGATATCTAAAAGCCATGACTTACAAGGTTTGTTTTCTGCActtgggatgggagcaggggaaggatgCTCTCTGCATCGTAAGCAGGGATTTCTTTTGCTGGGGGTTTGTGCAGATGCCACATGTACAGAGTGAGAAATGCTCCTGAGAGTTCTTCCACAGTTTATTCCTGTGGGTCATGGAATTCATCATGGCTTCCCTTGAGTTACCCACACAAAATATGCTCAGAAACATGACTTTTCTTGACAGAGGCTCTTCCTAAGACCCCAGCTTAGATCCTCAGCTGACACAAACCCACATGTGCCTGTTGAGGCCTGTTCCTTTCAGCAGATGAGGATCTGGTTCTTACACCTTGGAGAAGTTACAAAGTGCCATTGGGTTCAAGATCCAGACAGCCCTGGTGTCCCATAGAGTCCCATGCACAAATTTGGAGAGGAGGGTGTAGGAACAGGGATATGGGAGTGATCCCAACAGGGATGTGCCCGCCCAGCTCCAATAGGGAACAGGAGTGTAAGGCCTGCTGGAAGTGCtcattctcctttctccttgACTGTCAAGCACCTGAGGAACTGGCTGATACTTCCCAGAGACTTGACCAAGCTTGCTCTTCTCTCGTAGCACCCAGtggtcccagcagcagccccatgGCTCCCGAGGCCATCGCAGGACAGCGCGCGGAGGGAGACTCCACATCTGAGGATGCAAAAGCCAGGTAGGGGCAGAGTCTGGAGGGGAGGGGATCTAAATCCTGCTAaaatccagctctgggacacaAGGGACAGGCTGTCATCCTTAATATGTCTGTGAACAAGCTGGGTCAAACTTTTCATTGTGATTCTGGTTTATGTGGAAGATTGAgatgtccctgctgctgtctgatGAGTAGAGTGAGGTATCAGAGGGTTGGTAGTAAATTAAGTGGCATCTTGGTTCTCCTGCAGCCAGTGTACCTTGTGTGTCCCTGGCTCTGTTCAGCTGTTCAGTTTCTGCTCAGTCACAGGtattgggatttttggggttttcctgtgcagggccaagagTTGGACTTGGAAGGATCATGAGGATCATGAGCTCAGAATGTTGTGTGATTCTAAGTGAAAGCACCTGCTCATGACCCAGTCTGgaagctgtgacagcaggatTAGAGACCTTGGGCCTGTTTGATGGGGAGGAGGACAGAGCTGCATTGAGCTCTACCATTACATTACAGCCCTGACTCATAACTGTGTTTTCCTGCCCCTGGACTTGTTTGGATAGGCTCTTGCCTTGGCTTTGAGATATAATTGGGTGCAAAAGGAAACTGAGATCATCACAGATTCATTCCATTTATGTCTATAAAGAACTTTGATCCCCGATCTCAAGGGGAATTGACCTGCTGTGCTCCTGACCTACTTTTGAATATAAGGAAATAAACTTTATGGGCTGAAGGTCTCTTCCACATAACTGTCCACCAATTGAAAAtacttgtgttttctctttttgtttgtcTGCTGCACATGCTCCCAGCGCTCAGACTCCTGTGACCCATCAGATGACGGCCATGAGCATATCCAGAGAGGAAACTAGCAATGAGACAGAGGAATTCACCAAGACAGATGAAGCCTCATCGGCTTCTTCCTCATCAGGTAGGGTGGTTGGTTTGTCCTTTGCACAGATCTGAGTGACACTGAGCTCAGGAGTCCattggagcagcagggacagctgctgaCCCTGGGGCGTGTCCCCTCCCGGCAGTAAAGACACACCTGAGAGATGAGGAGAAAGCTTGTTTTGGTGAC
This genomic stretch from Serinus canaria isolate serCan28SL12 chromosome 28, serCan2020, whole genome shotgun sequence harbors:
- the LOC103821902 gene encoding AN1-type zinc finger protein 5-like, which produces MAQETNQTQVPLLCTTGCGFYGSPRTNGMCSVCYKEFLQRQQSSDRISPPAPSGPSSSPMAPEAIAGQRAEGDSTSEDAKASAQTPVTHQMTAMSISREETSNETEEFTKTDEASSASSSSGTLLEISQNTAEGKTASEKPKPKKNRCFTCRKKIGLTGFDCRCGNLFCAIHRYSDMHACPYDYKAEAAEKIRKENPIVVAEKIQKL